A window of the Linepithema humile isolate Giens D197 chromosome 4, Lhum_UNIL_v1.0, whole genome shotgun sequence genome harbors these coding sequences:
- the LOC105672207 gene encoding serine/threonine-protein kinase Wnk isoform X2 → MPRCYNDSKTVSSVNSNHKHSTDDIVLTQSNTFSIGSQLEADEDPPVVEKSHRRLRCDLSPVPTSTNTNLNIKFLGLKGDKSIRQDHQVSTGSGGHKEKNRETKKRAAIGNTVRGFLSSGHNRQDRYETNRQRSSGGTGGGLSSLCPKLVASGGSGSQSGISLSVGHLASQESGGPCAVVTTQRIHSHAHHRRQRKLSIVAQAGPSANATGDRKVLSNISRSASISKKQTRSQRHDQNADSLSVTSNGLATSSPSSKKKVLSALHISEKSSTQSINSSSLDHENDRSFSDAEEAIAATENVFATPGSSSTPSTPINKVKSEKFSKNEEADVEHNTLAECTDLSKNAADVQHVTSNEFEQKNSISIRSSTVHKSQSINQESITNNKQRPLSNSNVGAKSSSNSDQKIVKHRNTNSAEKMIEHHSSKDIEAVNVEKDLDDATISTDTEMNSTDSNNQQTKSRKPIGYTDSVHDVSANQETANPLKTVTTDKRKTESNAGLSEEVIKSSRFVTSKVPEDITEADVKTAVEVDKEEEEERVTIYDDDGTSISDIVAAQALHESLSKLGKVPLLDTEMEEVQNTDLREEAKMKEHSEKDIVVQEETVEGFIGPLLDENFKADEKLSQKTMAMEEVQNLLMKVKVQAVEDDDDEEKAVGISPDNRFLKFEEEIGRGSFKTVYRGLDTQTGVAVAWCELQEKKLNKTERLRFREEAEMLKGLQHPNIVRFYDYWEVTLTRRKYIVLVTELMTSGTLKTYLRRFKKINPKVVKSWCRQILKGLSFLHSRSPPIIHRDLKCDNIFITGTTGSVKIGDLGLATLKNRSFAKSVIGTPEFMAPEMYEEHYDESVDVYAFGMCMLEMATSEYPYSECTGPAQIYKRVVSGVKPQSYDKVENPEVRDIIEMCIRLKKEERPLVKDLLNHEFFADDVGLKLEMVSRDSAVADTELSRVEFRLRVLDPKKRSNKHKENEAIQFDFDIQADNAEEVALEMAKSSLILEEDAKAVAKMLKSQITTLLREREERKAKEEKERLDRETATATDVTANAASAESLLQQQLLLQQMQLQQQQQQQQQQQQQQQQQQQQQPQQIQSNIGIQMQSQVPMQLQQSQMPIQQQQLQSNAQQAQQHSLQPQQVQLVQQQPIIQQQTSVVQPQQAQQIQYQQQMQQQYQQSQQQQYPQHVPQSLNANSPQCSTPQNVQGQPSFSQVPQQIQQPQQQLHQPQQYIQLNQMGVPQQIPHQIQQQIQPQMQMLSQQQHMHQQLQQQQYATQPQVQHVQQLHQHPVGSPPVQNQQYYQQNATGSSGYVSTGPLYQQTMPQQIFHTYTTSTNPSGHIEILSSTQTATQIYSHASLPTAAVAASSQSQYIQPAAQVQAPIPSGMSVNSSSAVTHIQNVPTSTIPNMQGASALLGNTNHQPQSQQNILVQMQYSQSANVIPNSLSMTSNVTNVPAQTSTSLQQQHQQHFIANTDQCPTTDRSTLMKQDTMDSIQSLPPDTPMNLQQDQIVTSAAVVTNVVQQQQPQPQPQSQPQPQPQPQPQPQPQPQPTTSNDGVTPENSESVAASERSRVKRSGTKRKKPGIKLTVLSVSSGEGQSMTVECQLDTSKQKTVTFKFDRDDMVPTDIANNLVAENLLPQSQCETFIELIEDIVKQLRLDPTRSLPLVAHGPPDQSAGGSPVTSRRPRDRDHSLDTAKVRHGSLTRQSSHRSSYKVHRRHRSRDETSNTSTPTKLLPIDQIISHIASATSEKQQTVQTPDQAGAENTSAEASRRSSTSTQNTDTLTPTNIPSDPTDTQETIVSATSAETVVEAHHNIQDDTSNSPFQSYQGSATQTQIQDAMVSANNVSDAPKESQEQQDIVDMKESGTAKETSASDVATEVSALTVPQPVRKVSRFLVSPVVEQKNIAAEEESSVNESVDRTNIATSQSAVQSVAPTAIVEPVLKNEEHVEVNVLDTQNITVHEQASNNDQVVQAVPYTVEQTDNTQQILQQGQQSVGMQQNIIQVQTLQQVTGHVQQTTTLGQSKQHTIILQGAITSQQATQQIPQTGVQHFVPVNSQKEMPQIQQPLHTNGMAQAQAQYPNQAIMQPGVVIQQQIPIQQSVITQPHQNVQAEHQHQAQMQAQRPAVQQFVPQQVQPPQQYVMLSGHMQSIQPNVDDRNRRVSSISTASNVSVDSQLSESSNISEEKRQGVTVANVPVAHMQHVQVVAQDQQSTMPLTQSVETAQQFQTTHQNVQHVSGNVPPSMPVPLPVHSAVATDVSIPKATIKTKEVSSTLPDLAQNLANILSNPKSKSATPHPLTSHEPTSISNTSTLIDYKPVQSEQYFQPIQPEASQLQIQPPIQQSYQGPIIHQGYQSQQNFQQAFPNQQLVHQSQIPILQSIPLTIPQQIDLQTQMMQSALQTVAGQSIAQGKWIVTANQIPLQQPMRLIQPNQLQPLQNQLHLQQIPMQSQMQQQTVQDQQHSESSVVIEQSNLHLKLPEQNPVKYLETENLDSSNLNCIHRTSSDCQLLMSENENSSHDVTPEHTFVESIDSTSMLQQQLSQQQYQQQQQHRKLSQQNSLDKVSDMSSMGSIGNGTGPQTIADLHQKLVQLTSQPSESLNVGTPPISYPATPHNHQIVGGYDAYMHSLQQKLYNIGMPVSSANAVCPLSPQTTIHSSTILPDTQVDATNEGSVITQENSGAFAFSQTNVECSLDSPTPGAPTGSETMSPSKENAKIRAQRPGSRLQELEQELAKIHHRGSIFAAAPTQPLSMINPVAMQQSAQNLLTTAPGSTVPVATVTPNIVTPRSGTNTPIQTELQDGNEKANPTQPIRKISRFVVSKVAGPPAHSNTTVNQQQSTDATRAQLQQAEELKILERQNVPSYHTDDLHGVPAQVPHSRENSVPPTVQATHGTNISNMEIEKEERFVALTPSEEYQLLIKRQTLELETLQRRHREELERFQQHQLQLLIQQQQQASALHQHQHHPLLYHTVATNISGPRIPGTEDYLMFSTAPQTPLQKGPNNYPDTDETLRLAMQKLKQTPLQLQPQQASAGIPHAYVIPIPVVPSENIQSVVSQQNNNCSNDILCESIDSTHSPAISNPTQYQFAPILSEGTNITSVTGSLPASAPLPIPSSTGAYIQYHESQPLSNFQTFSCTPHGGFFLPAGYRLIYAPPTGTTQSQPATPAASHIANSRDDTPPTTESHHSTTVENSTVPSLHSDQ, encoded by the exons GTATGAGACAAATAGGCAACGTTCTTCGGGTGGAACTGGTGGTGGCTTGTCTAGTTTATGTCCTAAGTTGGTGGCCAGTGGAGGTAGTGGCAGCCAAAGTGGTATCAGTTTGTCAGTGGGCCACTTAGCCTCTCAGGAAAGTGGAGGCCCTTGCGCAGTTGTCACTACTCAAAGGATCCACAGCCACGCACATCATAGACGCCAAAGAAAACTATCTATTGTCGCGCAGGCAGGTCCTAGTGCCAATGCTACTGGTGATAGAAAG GTGTTATCCAATATAAGTCGCTCTGCTAGTATCTCTAAAAAGCAAACTCGATCGCAGCGACATGATCAGAATGCTGATTCTTTGTCTGTAACTAGTAACGGTCTTGCAACCAGCTCCCCATCTTCCAAAAAGAAAGTACTATCTGCTCTACATATTTCCGAAAAGTCATCTACTCAAAGTATAAATTCGTCATCCTTAGATCATGAAAATGATCGTAGTTTTAGTGATGCTGAAGAAGCAATTGCAGCAACAGAGAATGTGTTTGCGACACCAG GATCTAGTTCTACACCTTCTACAccaattaataaagtaaaatcagaaaaattcaGCAAGAATGAAGAAGCAGATGTGGAACACAATACCCTCGCAGAATGTActgatttatcaaaaaatgctGCAGATGTACAACACGTGACTTCAAATgaatttgaacaaaaaaattctatatcaATAAGATCATCCACAGTACATAAATCACAATCTATTAATCAGGAAAGTATCACAAATAATAAGCAAAGACCATTGTCGAATTCTAACGTTGGCGCCAAATCTAGTAGTAACAGCGatcaaaaaattgtgaaacatAGAAATACAAATTCTGCAGAGAAAATGATTGAGCATCATAGTAGTAAAGATATCGAAGCAGTTAATGTAGAAAAAGATTTAGATGATGCTACGATATCAACGGACACAGAAATGAATTCCACAGACAGTAATAATCAACAAACGAAAAGTAGAAAACCTATAGGATACACAGATAGTGTGCATGACGTCAGTGCAAATCAAGAAACCGCAAATCCTCTGAAGACTGTAACCACCGATAAGAGGAAGACTGAGAGTAATGCAGGATTAAGTGAGGAAGTAATTAAGAGCTCGAGATTTGTAACATCAAAAGTACCGGAAGATATAACGGAAGCGGATGTCAAGACAGCAGTGGAAGTAGACaaagaagaggaggaagaaagagTGACGATATATGATGATGATGGCACCAGCATCAGCGATATAGTGGCAGCACAGGCGCTTCATGAATCTTTAAGTAAATTAGGCAAAGTTCCGCTATTAGATACCGAGATGGAGGAAGTGCAGAATACGGATTTACGAGAAGAGGCGAAAATGAAAGAGCATTCTGAAAAGGATATAGTTGTGCAGGAAGAAACGGTGGAAGGCTTTATCGGTCCATTGCTCGATGAAAACTTTAAAGCGGATGAGAAATTGTCACAGAAAACAATGGCGATGGAAGaggtgcaaaatttattaatgaaagttAAAGTGCAAGCTGTCGAGGATGATGACGATGAAGAGAAAGCTGTAGGTATTTCGCCGGACAATAGATTCTTGAAATTCGAAGAGGAAATTGGCCGTGGCAGTTTTAAGACCGTTTATCGCGGATTAGATACTCAAACAGGTGTGGCTGTAGCTTGGTGCGAATTGCAG gAGAAAAAGTTGAATAAAACAGAGAGATTAAGGTTTAGGGAAGAAGCTGAAATGCTGAAAGGATTGCAACATCCGAATATCGTAAGATTTTACGATTATTGGGAAGTTACACTTACTCGTAGGAAATATATTGTACTAGTCACTGAACTTATGACATCAGGAACATTAAAAac GTATCTGAGGAGATTTAAGAAGATCAATCCTAAAGTTGTGAAATCTTGGTGTCGGCAAATTTTGAAAGGCTTGAGCTTCCTTCATTCTAGATCACCACCCATTATCCACCGTGATTTAAaatgtgataatatttttatcacggGTACAACCGGAAGCGTAAAAATTGGTGATTTAGGTCTTGCAACACTGAAGAATCGCAGTTTTGCGAAGAGCGTTATCGGTACGCCGGAATTCATGGCACCCGAAATGTACGAAGAGCATTATGACGAGTCAGTTGACGTTTATGCTTTTGGAATGTGTATGCTTGAAATGGCTACTAGCGAGTATCCATATTCCGAATGTACAGGACCAgcacaaatatataaacgtGTCGTATCG GGTGTTAAGCCACAGAGTTATGATAAAGTGGAAAATCCGGAAGTACGTGATATTATAGAAATGTGTATACGTTTGAAGAAAGAAGAGCGACCGCTTGTTAAGGACTTGCTCAATCATGAATTTTTCGCTGATGACGTTGGATTAAAATTGGAAATGGTGTCACGCGATTCAGCAGTTGCAGATACTGAACTATCACGTGTTGAATTTAGATTGCGAGTATTGGATCCTAAAAAGCGCAGTAACaaacataaagaaaatgaGGCGATACAATTCGATTTTGACATACAAGCGGATAATGCTGAGGAAGTAGCGTTAGAAATGGCAAAGTCTAGTCTTATACTAGAGGAAGACGCTAAAGCAGTAGCCAAGATGTTGAAATCGCAAATTACCACCTTgttaagagaaagagaggaacgTAAAGCcaaggaagagaaagagcgtTTGGATAGGGAAACTGCCACGGCCACAGATGTCACAGCCAATGCCGCGAGTGCCGAAAGCTTATTACAGCAGCAATTGTTACTTCAACAAATGCAGttgcaacaacagcagcagcagcagcaacaacaacagcagcagcagcagcaacaacagcagcagcagccacAACAAATCCAGTCCAATATCGGAATACAGATGCAAAGTCAAGTTCCGATGCAATTACAACAGTCTCAAATGCCCATTCAACAACAACAACTGCAATCGAACGCTCAGCAAGCTCAACAGCACAGTTTACAACCTCAGCAGGTTCAGTTGGTTCAACAGCAACCGATAATTCAACAGCAAACGTCAGTCGTGCAGCCTCAACAAGCACAGCAGATACAATATCAACAACAAATGCAGCAGCAGTATCAGCAATCGCAACAGCAACAGTATCCTCAACATGTTCCGCAAAGTTTGAATGCAAATTCTCCGCAGTGTTCCACCCCGCAAAATGTTCAGGGTCAACCTTCATTTTCTCAGGTGCCACAGCAAATACAGCAGCCACAGCAACAATTACATCAACCACAGCAATATATACAATTGAATCAGATGGGTGTTCCGCAACAGATCCCTCATCAGATACAGCAACAAATACAACCTCAAATGCAAATGCTGTCGCAGCAGCAGCATATGCACCAACAGCTTCAACAACAGCAATACGCGACGCAACCGCAAGTCCAGCATGTACAGCAGCTGCATCAACATCCCGTTGGTTCGCCGCCTGTTCAAAATCAGCAATATTATCAGCAGAATGCTACTGGCTCTTCGGGATATGTGTCAACCGGTCCTTTGTATCAGCAAACCATGCCGCaacaaatatttcacacaTACACCACGTCCACTAATCCTTCCGGCCACATAGAGATCTTGTCGTCCACGCAAACCGCGACGCAGATTTACTCACATGCGAGTTTACCGACTGCTGCAGTGGCTGCATCGTCACAGTCGCAATATATCCAGCCAGCGGCGCAGGTTCAAGCGCCCATACCGTCGGGCATGAGTGTCAATAGCTCGTCTGCTGTGACTCACATACAGAATGTACCGACTTCAACGATCCCTAATATGCAGGGTGCGTCCGCTTTACTTGGCAATACCAATCATCAGCCTCAGTCTCAGCAAAATATTCTCGTACAAATGCAATATTCGCAAAGTGCGAATGTTATACCTAATTCTCTCTCAATGACGTCGAATGTTACAAATGTCCCGGCGCAAACGTCCACCAGTCTGCAGCAGCAACATCAACAACATTTCATTGCGAATACAGATCAGTGCCCGACGACCGACAGGTCTACCTTGATGAAACAGGACACGATGGATTCGATACAATCTCTGCCACCGGACACACCGATGAATTTACAGCAAGATCAAATTGTCACCTCTGCTGCAGTCGTAACGAACGTTGTACAGCAGCAACAGCCACAGCCACAGCCACAGTCGCAACCGCAGCCGCAGCCGCAGCCGCAGCCGCAGCCGCAGCCGCAGCCGCAGCCTACAACGTCAAATGATGG aGTTACGCCTGAAAATTCTGAAAGTGTTGCCGCTTCCGAGAGAAGTCGAGTGAAGCGTTCGGGAACGAAACGTAAGAAGCCAGGCATTAAACTGACAGTTCTGTCTGTTAGTAGTGGCGAGGGGCAATCAATGACCGTCGAGTGTCAGTTAGATACGAGTAAACAAAAGACtgttacttttaaatttgatcGAGATGATATGGTGCCTACGGACATTGCCAATAATTTG GTAGCGGAAAATCTATTGCCACAGTCCCAATGCGAGacatttatagaattaatCGAAGACATTGTCAAGCAGTTGCGCTTGGACCCTACACGTTCCCTACCTTTGGTAGCGCACGGTCCTCCCGACCAATCCGCCGGTGGAAGTCCTGTTACAAGTCGACGTCCTAGGGACCGTGACCACAGTCTCGATACAGCCAAG GTGAGACATGGCTCGCTAACACGTCAAAGCAGCCACCGATCGTCGTACAAAGTCCATCGTAGGCACCGTTCG AGAGACGAAACTTCAAACACTTCCACTCCGACGAAATTATTGCCGATCGACcaaattatttctcatattgCCAGCGCTACTTCGGAAAAGCAACAAACCGTTCAAACACCTGATCAAGCAGGCGCCGAAAATACGTCAGCGGAGGCTTCTAGGAGGTCATCTACGTCTACGCAAAATACCGATACTTTAACACCTACAAATATACCGAGTGATCCAACAGACACCCAGGAAACTATTGTTTCTGCAACGTCTGCAGAAACAGTGGTGGAAGCGCATCACAATATTCAAGACGACACTAGTAATTCGCCTTTCCAATCTTACCAAGGTTCTGCAACGCAAACTCAAATTCAGGATGCTATGGTGAGTGCGAATAATGTAAGTGACGCACCGAAAGAATCTCAAGAACAGCAAGATATAGTGGATATGAAAGAATCTGGAACGGCTAAGGAGACAAGTGCGTCTGATGTAGCTACAGAGGTATCCGCTTTGACGGTACCACAGCCAGTGCGTAAAGTTTCTCGCTTCTTGGTTAGTCCTGTAGTTGAGCAGAAGAATATCGCGGCTGAAGAGGAATCTTCCGTTAACGAAAGCGTGGATCGTACCAATATCGCAACATCGCAATCAGCAGTTCAATCTGTCGCGCCTACCGCGATTGTAGAAcctgtattaaaaaatgaggAACATGTGGAAGTGAATGTGTTGGATACTCAAAATATAACAGTGCACGAACAAGCTAGCAATAATGATCAAGTGGTGCAAGCAGTTCCATATACCGTGGAACAAACAGACAACACTCAACAGATTTTGCAGCAAGGGCAACAATCGGTCGGAATgcagcaaaatattattcaagtgCAAACGCTGCAACAAGTAACGGGACATGTGCAACAAACTACAACACTCGGACAATCAAAGCAGCACACTATAATTTTACAAGGCGCTATAACTTCGCAGCAAGCGACTCAGCAAATACCTCAGACTGGCGTGCAGCACTTTGTGCCGGTAAATTCGCAGAAAGAGATGCCGCAGATACAGCAGCCGCTTCACACGAACGGAATGGCTCAAGCACAGGCGCAGTATCCGAACCAGGCGATAATGCAACCTGGCGTTGTGATACAGCAGCAGATTCCTATACAGCAGAGTGTAATAACACAGCCGCATCAGAATGTGCAAGCAGAGCATCAACATCAAGCTCAGATGCAAGCCCAACGTCCAGCAGTGCAGCAATTCGTCCCGCAACAAGTGCAGCCACCACAGCAATACGTAATGCTGTCGGGACACATGCAGTCGATACAACCGAATGTAGACGATCGAAATCGTAGAGTATCGAGTATATCTACCGCGTCGAACGTGTCTGTGGACTCCCAATTGTCGGAATCGTCCAATATATCTGAAGAGAAAAGGCAAGGTGTGACAGTGGCTAATGTGCCCGTAGCGCACATGCAGCATGTACAAGTTGTTGCGCAAGACCAGCAGAGTACAATGCCGTTGACGCAGAGCGTGGAAACTGCTCAACAATTTCAGACTACTCATCAGAATGTGCAACATGTTTCGGGAAATGTGCCCCCGTCCATGCCAGTACCCCTTCCTGTACATTCGGCCGTAGCTACGGACGTTTCTATTCCCAAAGCCACAATCAAAACGAAAGAGGTATCCTCGACACTCCCTGATCTCGCGCAAAACTTGGCGAACATACTTTCAAATCCAAAATCCAAATCCGCCACACCTCATCCTTTAACCAGCCACGAGCCAACGTCCATCTCAAACACTTCTACGTTAATCGATTACAAACCTGTGCAATCtgaacaatattttcaacctATACAACCGGAAGCGAGCCAATTGCAGATTCAGCCGCCTATTCAACAAAGTTATCAAGGACCGATTATTCATCAGGGATATCAATCGCAGCAAAACTTTCAACAAGCATTTCCAAATCAGCAGTTGGTTCACCAGAGTCAAATACCAATATTGCAATCAATTCCGCTAACAATCCCTCAACAAATTGATCTGCAAACACAGATGATGCAGTCGGCTCTTCAAACTGTAGCGGGACAATCAATCGCTCAAGGAAAGTGGATTGTTACTGCTAATCAAATTCCTCTCCAGCAACCGATGCGACTTATACAACCGAATCAGCTGCAACCACTTCAAAATCAATTGCATCTGCAACAGATCCCGATGCAATCACAAATGCAACAACAGACTGTACAAGATCAGCAACATAGCGAATCTTCCGTTGTAATAGAACAATCAAACTTACATTTAAAACTTCCAGAGCAGAATCcagtaaaatatttggaaaccGAGAATTTGGActcttcaaatttaaattg TATACATCGTACTAGTTCCGATTGCCAATTACTTATGTCCGAGAATGAGAACTCCAGTCACGATGTGACGCCTGAACACACTTTCGTTGAATCTATCGATTCTACATCAATGTTACAACAACAGTTGTCGCAACAACAATatcaacagcagcagcaacaccGCAAACTCAGTCAACAGAATTCATTGGATAAAGTGTCAGATATGAGCAGCATGGGGAGTATTGGAAATGGCACAGGGCCGCAAACCATAGCTGACTTACATCAGAAACTCGTGCAATTGACTAGTCAGCCGTCGGAATCGTTGAACGTCGGTACACCACCTATAAGCTATCCCGCTACGCCTCATAATCATCAAATAGTAGGAGGATACGACGCGTACATGCATTCTTTGCAGcagaaattgtataatatcGGTATGCCAGTTTCGTCTGCGAATGCGGTATGCCCATTATCTCCTCAAACGACAATACACTCTTCTACTATTCTCCCTGACACGCAAGTTGATGCGACTAACGAAGGCTCCGTTATAACCCAAGAGAACTCTGGTGCATTTGCATTTTCTCAAACG AATGTGGAATGCTCCCTCGATAGTCCAACGCCGGGAGCTCCTACAGGGTCTGAAACTATGAGCCCAAGCAAAGAGAATGCAAAGATACGAGCTCAAAGACCGGGATCTCGTTTGCAGGAATTGGAGCAGGAATTGGCAAAGATCCACCATAGAGGATCAATTTTTGCAGCAGCTCCGACGCAGCCATTATCGATGATTAATCCTGTAGCAATGCAACAATCCGCGCAAAATTTACTGACGACCGCTCCAGGCTCAACAGTACCAGTGGCTACTGTCACTCCCAACATTGTGACACCACGATCTGGTACCAATACTCCAATTCAAACAGAACTCCAGGACGGTAACgag AAGGCGAATCCTACACAACCTATCCGAAAAATTTCGAGATTTGTGGTTTCCAAAGTTGCGGGCCCACCTGCTCATAGTAACACTACTGTTAATCAACAACAGTCTACTGATGCGACGAGAGCTCAATTGCAACAAGcggaagaattaaaaattttagaacggCAAAATGTTCCTTCTTACCATACAGATGATCTGCATG GTGTACCTGCACAAGTACCTCATAGTCGAGAGAATTCTGTTCCGCCAACTGTACAGGCAACTCATGGTACTAATATTTCGAATATGGAA attgaaaaagaagaaagatttGTAGCTCTTACACCGAGTGAAGAATACCAACTGCTTATAAAAAG GCAAACTCTGGAATTGGAAACATTGCAAAGAAGACACAGGGAGGAGCTGGAACGTTTCCAACAACATCAGTTACAATTGCTTAttcagcagcagcaacaagcAAGCGCCCTTCATCAGCATCAGCACCATCCGTTGCTTTATCACACTGTTGCAACAAATATCTCTG GGCCTAGAATTCCAGGCACGGAAGACTATTTGATGTTCAGCACAGCGCCGCAGACTCCATTGCAGAAAGGTCCGAACAACTATCCGGACACTGACGAGACTTTACGGCTGGCCATGCAGAAATTGAAGCAGACGCCATTGCAGCTTCAGCCACAGCAGGCATCAGCTGGAATACCACATGCTTATGTTATTCCAATTCCAGTAGTGCCTTCCgaaaatatacaaagtgtAGTTTCTCAGCAGAATAATAACTGCTCGAATGACATATTATGCGAAAGCATCGATTCGACACACAGTCCGGCGATTAGTAATCCGACACAGTACCAATTCGCTCCTATATTATCGGAGGGGACGAATATTACGTCGGTGACTGGATCTTTACCTGCGTCGGCGCCCTTACCGATACCTAGTTCGACGGGCGCCTACATTCAATATCATGAGAGTCAGCCGTTATCGAATTTTCAAACCTTTAGCTGCACCCCCCACGGTGGTTTCTTTCTACCAGCTGGATACCGGCTGATATACGCACCGCCCACCGGGACGACTCAATCTCAGCCAGCGACACCCGCTGCGTCTCACATAGCAAATTCGCGCGACGATACGCCTCCAACGACGGAGTCGCATCACTCAACCACCGTCGAGAACTCGACGGTCCCTTCCTTGCATTCGGATCAATAA